The sequence TTACAGCTACAGGAACTCAAAATATAACCTTAAATGGATCAGGGGCACCAACTTCTACGACTACTAAAAGCATGGTAATTACTTCTGATAGCAAGGGCGGAGTTTCTACAACATGTTCTGTAAATGTAGTTGTAGTAATTCCTAAGAAAAAGTTATTGGCTATTGGAGATGCTCCTGATGGATGTGGATATAATGTTTCCGGTACATCTCCTTCAGGTCAGGTCCTTAAAGCTGGAGCGAATTATGGACCTTTAGCAAATAGTACAGTGAAATATGAAGGGTGGGATCAGGTAATTAACGGTGGAGGTGCTCCAAGTGCCGCTCAATTGACTACCTGGACAACAGGTGCCAATGCTGTAGATATTATTGTGATAGGATATATATGGGGTATGGGTGCTAATGAAGCTCAGATAATTAAAAACTATTTATTAAAAGGTGGTGTTGTGATTGCTTATTCTGAAAATAACACAGGAATGCAGAATCTTTTGAGCAGTGTCTTTGACGGTTCTGTAAATGTAGGAAGTGTTAATACGGCAGGTTCAATTTATAAGCTTCCGTTGACGAATGATGCTATTCTTAATGGTCCTTTTGGAGACATAAGAGGACTTCAGTGGGGAGAAGATGCATCTGCTACAACATATGCGACAGGTCTGCCTGCAAGTGATATCACAATATACTCTGGAGATACCAATATATCTAGTGCCACACCTTCAGGTACAGTAGGAAGGGTAACAGCTTTTAGACACAATACATTAAATTTCATCTGGGTAGGAGATGGAGGATTTAATTCTCAATGTGGAACAGTTGCTGCTCCGAATACTTCTGATACAATTTGTCCTTTTTATGCAGATACAAACTTTAAACCAATTCCTAAACCAAATTATGGTAATGGTACAAAGATGAATGTATACAATTCTATATTCTATGCTAATGCTTTGGCTTGGGGTATAAAACAAGCTGAATTTAGTGGAGTAAATACACATTAATAACTATTTTCCTATAGTTAATCTTAAAAACACAAAGAGTAAATAATACTAGAATTAATACCAATGATATTTATATCATTGGTGTTTTTTTTAATATAATTTGGAAACGAAAACTACGATTATGTAAAAATATAAGGTTGCAAAAGAAGACTAGAGAATAATATGAATGTCTGTTTAATGACCCGTAAATTATCCTTTTATATTATCCTTTACTTTTGTGAGAATTTCCAGAATAAGCGAGACAGGTAGATCTTCATCTGTGTTGATCAGAAGGATTTTAAATTTCTTTCTGCCGTCTTTGACCAATTCCGGATAATCGAGTTTATCACCGTGATAAAAGCTAAGGTAATGTTTTTTGTATTTTTTGCTGTAGTAGAAATAACACAGCATTTTCTTTTTGTATTTGATAAAGGGAAGTCCAAAGCTGAAAGT is a genomic window of Chryseobacterium nakagawai containing:
- a CDS encoding autotransporter outer membrane beta-barrel domain-containing protein — translated: MMNLKFTKTKIGTLLLLLLLTFGKLYSQTYNGPVGINTTSPNLNSVLDVVSGGNNKGILIPRLTEAQRDAIAINTAKDDGLTIFNTTEDCYNYWSLADNEWKSVCGQIGKSVFTIDCSNSKAMGTYVQGKELTNSNYLSISVNVTKVGNYTISGTTTNGYNFYGTGVFLNTGAQTVQIPGQGTPTAVQVNTVSLSSNGVDVTCTPSITVNVLSAAGTYTMSCGSATVNGVYKVGTNLTASNTITLPVNVSALGSYTITTNTVDGISFSASGTFTATGTQNITLNGSGAPTSTTTKSMVITSDSKGGVSTTCSVNVVVVIPKKKLLAIGDAPDGCGYNVSGTSPSGQVLKAGANYGPLANSTVKYEGWDQVINGGGAPSAAQLTTWTTGANAVDIIVIGYIWGMGANEAQIIKNYLLKGGVVIAYSENNTGMQNLLSSVFDGSVNVGSVNTAGSIYKLPLTNDAILNGPFGDIRGLQWGEDASATTYATGLPASDITIYSGDTNISSATPSGTVGRVTAFRHNTLNFIWVGDGGFNSQCGTVAAPNTSDTICPFYADTNFKPIPKPNYGNGTKMNVYNSIFYANALAWGIKQAEFSGVNTH
- a CDS encoding DUF1801 domain-containing protein, with protein sequence MNPIQEYFYRIEEPERSTLLFLRETILASDPENITETFSFGLPFIKYKKKMLCYFYYSKKYKKHYLSFYHGDKLDYPELVKDGRKKFKILLINTDEDLPVSLILEILTKVKDNIKG